Below is a genomic region from Telopea speciosissima isolate NSW1024214 ecotype Mountain lineage unplaced genomic scaffold, Tspe_v1 Tspe_v1.0108, whole genome shotgun sequence.
accaaacccaaaaaagtacagaaatgtccccaaatttccccaaatgacccaccctgtttggtttgacctaaaaatgaacatatgtagaaataggtatcaattcgaaggtcacgaccctcaacttcgcatctacatgtctaataagaataaggacactttttagaaaattccaagcccaaaaaagtacagaaatgcccgcaaataaccctaaacgacacacccggtcttcattaaaccgaaaatgaacatattttgaaataggtatcgattcgaaggtcacgaccctcaacatcgcatccacacgcctaataagagataagtacactttttagaaaatcccaagcccaaataagtacagaaatgcccccaaataaccccagacgacccacccgacctgctttaaaccgaaaatgaacatatgccaaaatagttagcgattcgaagttggcagtggagATTCTCATAGGTGTGTTCAGTTGCCCTTGGAATGTATATGTTTTAAAGAACCAGATCATCTCTAGTCTGAACCAGTTGACTCACTATGAAGTGAGGAatgtttggagggaattgaaccaTCCGACAGATCTTATTGCTtctggtaaggtccagtttaggcctccatgaTTGACTTGGGTGGCTTTTCCTTGTAGttacgaggggtttgtcctcgtgggtgtggggcctcttcctcctccttaggtctgtctaaggggtggaagttggctgccttcttttgtatctttcttttttacttttttatacACACAACTTatctattgaaaaaaaaaaaaaataaaggtatcgattcgaaggtcaggaccctcaacatcgtatccacatgtctaacaagagataaggacactttttagagaatcccaaacccaaaaaagtaccgaaatgcccccaaataacccaaaatgacccactcagtctggtttaaaccgaaaatgaacatatgctgaaataggtatcgatacgaaggccacgacccacaacatcttatccacagatctaataagagatgaggacactttttagaaaataaaaaaaccaagaaagtacagaaatgcccccgaatcaccccaaacgaccatccAGTCttatttaaatcaaaaatgaacaaatgttgaaataggtatcgattcgaaggtcacgaccctcaacatcgcatccacacttatAATAAGatttaaggacactttttagaaaatcccaagcccaaaaaagtacagaaatgcccccaaataaccccaaatgaccacccggtctgattcggaccaaaaatgaacatatgtcgaaataggtattcgaagaaagaagagatcgagatcgggtgaggagagagaagctctggtgATTTTGAGAGTTGGGTTCTAGGTGTTGgttcttggtgatggccggcaggcCATTGGCTTTGGCTAAtgctcttcctcctcctcccaatcCGGGAGAAGGGGATGCAGGgaatgttgatgcttttgatggAGGTTCAAGGCAGGCTAGGGACTGTGATGTTGTGGAGGCTGGGGCGGCTACTGGTTTGGAGTTGGGTGGTTCCTCTTCGGGGGGTGGTGGTGCAAGCATTGCTTCAGGTGCTGGTACAAATGGTTTGAAGAAAGGAGTGTCTTGGGCTTCTTTTCttcagtcttcttcaagaaaccTGAGCCATGAAGGGTTGGAATTGAGTTTTATTGAACCAGCATGCATGGATGGCATCTGTGTTGCTCAATGCTCATCGGCTGTGCTCCGGGCAGAATTATCTAAGTGGAAGAATACCCTCCTTGGTCATTTTATTGGTCGTAGACCAAGTTTTACCTATGTTAAAGAAGATTTGCTGAAATAATGGCAACTTTTCGAGCATGTTGATGTAAACCTCTTGGAGAGtggcttctttgtttttcattttaatttggaggaagataaaGCCAAGGTGTTAGAAGGTGGTCCTTGGAATGTGCTTTATAGGCCTCTAATCCTTAGACCTTGGAAACCTGGTATGAAGCTCGAGAAGGTAGTTCTGTCCTCTATTCCAGTTTGGGTTTCCCTCCCTAATCTCCCCTTTCATTTCTGGGACGTGGATGCTCTGAGTTCGATAGCTAGTGTTCTTGGTAAGCCAATTGCCACTGACAAGATGACTAAGATGAAGGAAAGGCTTTCCTATGCTCGGCTATGTGTTGAAATTGAAGCCAGCCacgatcttccagatcaggtggcAGTCCATGAAGATGAAGGTCTGgtattttatcaaaaagttAATTATGAATGGTGTCCTCCCCACTGCAGCAGCTGCATGACTTTTGGTCATTCAAATTCTCAATGTGGTGTTATCCAAGGCTCCCAAAAGGGGACCAACTGGAAAGAATGGAGGGTGAAGAATGATGGCCGTTCTCAAGTGGCCGGAGCACATGCTGGTGGTGGATCTCAGGCCAGCCATGGCGGTGATGGGgataattttcaaaattcaaatcgtGGTGCTATTTTGAGAAACAAAGGTGCTGGGATTGCGCTTTCCCCTAATTACAGAGGAGCAAAATCCATGGAGATTTCCAAAACTGCCATATCTGTGGAGAAGAATGatagattttcaaaaaacattCCTAATGTTATCCCTAAGAATCTGGCTGGGAAAGGGAAGGAGATTGTATACTCTAATGCTTTTGCATTGTTAGAAGATCTTACGGAGGAGGTTTCATATGATCCTACGGAGATTATGCTTGATGCTGACTCATGCAATATCTTATTGGGTAAAGATCTAAATGATGGGCACAATTCTAGGGATTTTTCAAACAAGGAAGCTGAGGAGGTAGGTGAAATTCTGCCTAATGTAGCAGATTCGATCCAGACCCACGGAAGGAATGGTAGTACAGCTGTTACGGATGGTGAAGATTTGGAGAATCCAGAAAATTCTATTAACATGTTTATTACAGCTGGTGATTCTCCTATTCAAGCTCATGTGTTGGCCACTAAAGAAGGTATTGatgagagtggagagaggataAGTGGGTCTCACATGGAGGGTAATATTACAGCTACTACAAATTTGGaaagcaatgctgattgggGTGGCGCTATTAGGGAATCTCTCCTGAAAATTCTTGATGAGGAAGGAAAAATTGATGGAGATGTCATAGGAGAGGGGGTTAAAGATGATTCTCAGTCAGCTCTTGTTCCCAAATCAGCCAACCTCTATtcaaaaggaaggaaggaatcgCCCCCTCCCCGTGGCTCAACCAACTTTGaaagactaaagaagcaagctacGGAGATTCGATCAACCCAAGGGCAATCTGGAAAAGGTATGGGTCATTCGAATTCtggttctttttctattttgggcCGAGCCACAGGGAAGGGGCCTAAGTTCCAGGCCCAACAGGTTCTCTTAAACCCGAAAGAGCCCGGTGAGGCCAAGGGAGATGGACCTAGTAAGGGGGGAGTTGACGGTTCTAAGCTTCAGTCTAAATGAAGTGCTTAGTCTGGAATGTcagaggcatgaatgcctcaactaaacggctggggattaagaaggtgtgCAAAGATCATCAGGCTAAATTGGTATGTCTACTGGAAACAAAGGTTAAGGTGGATAATTGTGGTGctatttttgataattttattctaGATTGGAAGTATGTGCACAATGGTGAGATTGATAATACTATTCGGATTTGGTTGGGCTCTGATCCGAGTTtttttaatgttgaagaaattcaaaaaactaAGCAGTTTATTCATGCCAAGGTGTCGATTATGGGAACTGCTGGCTCTTTCCTTTGCACTATAGTTTATGCTCTCAATACTGTGGTAGGCCAGAAGGATTTGTGGGAGGATGTGGGAAGTCTTGCTAGTGCTATTGCTACTCTATGGGCTATCTTAGGGGATTTCAATGTTATTCGGAATCATAATgagaaaattggtggggacCCGGTTCGGTTTGAGG
It encodes:
- the LOC122647653 gene encoding uncharacterized protein LOC122647653; protein product: MKCLVWNVRGMNASTKRLGIKKVCKDHQAKLVCLLETKVKVDNCGAIFDNFILDWKYVHNGEIDNTIRIWLGSDPSFFNVEEIQKTKQFIHAKVSIMGTAGSFLCTIVYALNTVVGQKDLWEDVGSLASAIATLWAILGDFNVIRNHNEKIGGDPVRFEAIDDFNTFIEDSGLIDLKWKGEAMTWNNRQSGDARIRCKLDRVMVNLAWMDVFITSEAIFHPPGLSDHSPVVVVVLDEVNFDPKPFWQNRKHILEIKGEGGEIVKDPSQIKDEAVSFYKKLFGSDSVDGGCFPNSVPLQNGLFDSSSEMVLQ